The Vitis vinifera cultivar Pinot Noir 40024 chromosome 1, ASM3070453v1 DNA segment attaatatgcaATAGGCATATTAATATTAGCTGCACCGTTTATCAttgtttacaaataaaataatacataataTGCATATACTAAACCAATGTTTTTAGATAGTATATGTAGAAGTAAATTAGTATTTAGTAGTATAATTGGTCAAGAGTACCGgatattaattaatatgaagAACTTAGGATTAGGGGAAGCCACAAATGACCACTTCCATGATTCCATCCAATCCCCAAGTTTTTATGGGGAAAGTCCACCAAAGAGGAGAAGCATTAAGCAAGCGTTTTGAGTCATGAGTTCTAAGAATGGTGGAATTATAAAAGCAATTGACTTGACCCCTTCAAACTTTCAAAGATAGGCAAATGAAGAATGGGTCTAGTCTCCTCACATCCTCTCACATTTATTTTgccatgttttattttttattttttatttttttctaggaTCATGGTGATTTTAAGAGGATTGaaaccatatttttttatttgaaaagtatttctaaaaattaaatatttattattacaatttaaaaatgattttttgatttACATTCAATTACTAATTTAGTTTATATACCAACATTTATGAAATGTCTGTATACAATATTGTTAATGTTTTAATGtggctaatttttttttcttcaactatTGTGCATTAAAATGGGAAGATATAGAATGGAGTTTCAATTTCCAAGTTTTATCaatgaatatatttatattatgtacATAATTAATGTCTTTTAAATTACCTTCTAAACATAgtataattaacatttttatacttcttacctattcttttcttttttctttttcttttttttcaatttctcatAAATCCTTGATCCTATTTTTTTGGTACGTGAATCTTATTTCTACGTACCTTCATTCACCAGTCCAAAATTAGTCACACTTAAAATGATCCAGATTAGAACTTGGGTATCGTACAAATTAAATACGCGATAGCATTTTTCTATTCACACATGAACCACAGACCCATCACTATGGAGACATTAATATTGGTGAATGAGGCCACAGCTATACTAGAATGGCTCCATATTTGTCTAATAACCACACCCTCTTTCAAGAAAACACAGAGCAGGAAACAAGAAGCTGAGGACAACCTTACAAAAGCAAGCTATGAACAGTAAGCAGTAACAAGAACACAACAAAGGAAAAGGGTAGGATGTTCAACACAGCCGACTCCTCCAATCAAACTAACAAGACTACCACATGAtctgaaaaatagtttgtaCCTGAGAGAGTGACCCATGGATGAAAGTAAACCTGCATTTAGTTATCGTCTATATCTGCAGCTCTGAGAATATCACAAGATAAGCTATTAACAATTTCATGGTCTGATCAGATTTTCAGTTTTGTCCAGAAGAGGCCCATATCAGAACCATCAAGAAATGGATCATTACTTTTGGGAAAATATTTTCCATCCACAAACCCCACATAAAGTTTGGTAGTGGATTCCTCAAAACAGAGTTTGAGGATGAACGGAGACCTGAATAAAATTGTTCTGTTGCATTCTCAAGGGCATACATGTGACAATGCTGCATTACTGCAAAATGGCAAGGACAACTAGGTTGCTACACAGCAATCTCAGGGAAATTGTGTTACTTCTACGTTCAAACCTTATCTTCATTGGTTAGACATCATAGTACTGGTGATTCTCTGAATGCTTTGATCTATATTTGAGATGCAAAATGAACAGAGGTACATGTACAATGAAAGGAGGTTCTGAAAATTGCTCAGCACAGAGGATGAATATCATCTGCATTCTTCTGCAGATTCATCCATAAGTTGTCCTGATGCAAGGacagaaaatggtggatgacaTATTATTATGGAAACTGCAACCAATATGGCATCTATGCAACTTACAGATCTTTTCTATTGCTAGTTTGAGGGCGGCTGCAGTTGTTTCAACCGTTGCACTACCCGCTTCATGGTTGGCCTGATGGAGAATGACTCAACAGTGCACATAACAGCCAAATGAAGTACATCTACCAGGTTATCATGAGGACCTGAATCCCATAGCCTTTCATTGAAAACATCCTTCGCCTGACCCTGCCGCAATAGCATGCATGCCCATGAAACAATGTTGAAGCCATTTGCAtgtgaagaaaatgaagggTCCAATGCTTTCTTATCTGAAATCAGCTCAAGGAGCACTACACCATAGCTGTAAACATCAGCCTTCTCGGACACACGACAAGTCATAGCATATTCTGGAGCTACATACCCAAATGTTCCTGCCACACCAGTTGTTGCATGTGTTTCAGAAGTCCCCAATAGCCTAGATAATCCAAAGTCTGACAAATAAGCATTAAAGTCATTATCCAACAAGATATTACTAGGCTTGACATCACGGTGGAGGACCCGTGGACTACATTGGTCATGCAGATATGCAAGTGCACTGGCTATATGCAAAGCAATCTTGTGAAGAATCTTCCAATTAACAGCTGTTGCAGATCTTTCCTggataaaattttccaaattacCACCAGGCAAATAATTGTATATCAGGAACATCTCTGTTTTACTAGCATGGTAACCTATTAAAGTTACGAGATTTGGGTGTCGAATCCTTCCAAGGGTTTTAACCTCTGCATGAAACTGCTGAACACCTTGAGTGAACCTCCCAACAGCCAGTCTCTTCACAGCCACTAGGGCTCCTGGTGAAATCTCAGCCTTATAAGTGGCACCAAAACCTCCATTCCCAATGCAGTTGCTGGCATTGAAATTCCCAGTTGCCCAAGCTATATTCTCAAATGTCAATGGAACACCAATATCAGTGAAAACTGTAATTTCCCTTGTCTCAGAACCCTGAACCCGGGACTTGGGGATCCATTTTCTCGTGTAAAAGAAGAGAACGAGCAAAGCCACAAGAACAGAAAAAATAGCAGATGCAGAAATTATGGATGCAATCTCAATAGAACTGAgcccatcatcatcatcatcatcttcagaAGAACTTTGTAATGGAGTGGCTGAACTCCCATTGCTCTTTGAATGATCCAAAGACTGCTCAGCTAGGAAATGCCTGTGGCCAGAATGATGAGAAGGACTTCCAAGCATCACATTGTTGTCCAACTGTGATCGTCCAGACAAGTCATTAAAGGATGCATTAAATGCAGAGAGTGATTTCACTTGAGTCAAATCAGAGAGAATCGGTCCCGAGAGTTCATTGTTGTTGAGCAGAAGAACAGTTAGGTTTCTCAACTCTACAAGACCTTGTGGAATCTCACCAGACAGAGAGTTTGAAGAAAGTTCTAACACCTCAAGAGAGCGTACATGTTTGAAACTAGAAGGGATGCCACCAGTAAGGTTGTTACCAGCCAAAGACAGATACTTAAGATACTTCAGCTGGCCAAGCTCCACAGGAATCTGACCTTGCAATTTGTTCCCACTCAAATCAAGAACAATGAGAGATTGCAAATCTCCAAGACCTCGAGGTATTGAACCAGAAATCTGGTTCTTAGAGACATCCAAAAACTTAAGAGATCTGCAGATTGTACCAGTCTCTAACACACCAGATATCCGGTTGTCGCTGACATTAACGAGCAATCCATTCAATCTGTTGCATTGTCCAAAGAAGTTTCCAGGAAAAGATCCAAAGAGTCTATTCCCACCAGCAAGAAACGCATATTCAGTCTGCTTCCTCAATCTTTGCAGTGAAATATGTTGCAATGGTATCTGACCAGTGAACTGATTCTGACCAAAATTATGGATCACAGCAAGACTAGCATCAGAAAATGGTAAAGAGGTTTCAAAACGAGTCTTATCTGTGAAAAATGATAAGTACCCCAAGGATGGGTTGTACCGCTCCATGAAACTTAACTTCCATGAGGCCATGTGGAGGCAGTCATGGTGATTAAAATAGGGGATGGGACCTGAGATGAAGTTCCCACTAACATCAAAGACGTTCATGCATGGAACAGGAAGTTTCTCATCAAGCTCGCCAGTCAGCCTGTTTGAACTCAAATCCAGAAAATGTAGGTTCTTACAGCTGGCAAACACTCCAGTGATTGCCCCTGTGAAATGGTTTTGGGCCAAGCTTACCATTTCCAAGCTGCTGCAAGTGCCCCAATTGCTGGGAAACTTGCCTTCAAGTGTTGCCCTAGGCGCCCACAGTAGTCTTAGCTTTGGAAGGGTTGTAATTTCCATAGGAATGGAACCTTGGAAATGATTTTTATCATCAGCGGTATCACTTACCAGCTTTCCACGTAGACTCCTATCAGTTGGAAGTGGATCAAACAGATTCGTAAGGACAAGAATTGACAGCTCAACACAATCTCCAAGCTCAGAAGGGATGGGACCACTAAGACTGTTTCTCGACAAATCTAGAACCTCAAGCTTCCGCAGACGACCGAGCTCACGAGGAATGACATCATCAAACTTATTTGAGAACAACAAAAGTGTTCGTAACCGTCTACAATTCCCCAAGCTCTGTGGAATAACACCAACTAGGAAATTACCTGACAAATCAATATGCTCAAGATTCCAACAATTATTTCCAATCTCAACCGGAACTGTTCCAATCATCCCATTGTGAGACAAATAAAGCCCCTGTAACTTGGGAAAACTACCAATAAACCCTGGAATTCTTCCGTTCACTTCATTCCCAGCTAAATTCAAAATCCGCAAATTAACACAATTTGACAGTGAAAACGGAATCTCCCCAGCAATTATATTAAATCCAAGGTTTAACACCTGCAATTTCCTCAAACCAGAGAATTCGCCAGGCAAATTTCCGGTAAATGCATTGCCCTCAAGATCAAGTACCTCTAACTTTTCTAAACCCCATATTTCATTAGGAATTTCACCACTAAATTCATGAAAAGGAAGCGAAAAAATCCTAAGTTCAGTGAGTTTCGAGACCACCGGAGACAGTTCTCCGACCAACCTCCCACTCCCATTAAAACAATCCCTTCTGATTCCAAAACCATGAAACGGAAACTGCGAAAACTTTGAACAAGAAAAAGCTCCAGACTTACCTCCGCCGCCAGTGATTTTCAACGAAGAAACCCTAGAATTGGAGTCGCAGGAGATGCCGGCCCAAGAACAGTGATCCAAGTTCTCTGAGCTCCAGCTGGACAGAACCCCATACGGATCAGACACTGAGCTCTTGAATTCGAGAAGAATCTCCCTCTCGGAAACCACTTCCCCCGAAAACACCCTTCCATAAACCGAAAAAAAAACGCAGAAGAGAAACAACAGATCCAACCAAGCTAGGGTTTTACAAAAGCCACAATCCCATCTCATTTTGCCTGAAAACCCTCCAAAAAAACCTCTTAACTCACCTAACAAACCCCAAATCCCCTCCTCCAGAAGAAGAAAAGCCTGTAGCTTTCAAAAAGACGCGTTTTGATTAGGGTTTTTCCTCTTCATAGGCTGAGAAGAAGCGAGGAAGAAGCAGCAGCCTTCGGGGTTAGAGTCGTGCGTTTTTTGAGTAGAagtgtagttttttttattttttgccttTCTACAACGTGTGGGGTCCACGTGGACTTTGCCGGTGACATGGTGGTCCGCGTGCCGGTCAATAAATGAATGGGTCCGTCAACGACAGACACCTCCCCATCACACCTACCGGATAATGGCTGTCATCCGGTCATCTCTGCATGCATAGATCCGTTACTTTTCTCACATGTGAGCAGAGAGCTTGCCACGTTTTCAAATTGGTTTTTGCTTTGCTTTGTATctaatttcattactttttgtattttatggtaTTTGTTTTTACCTAATTCCATATTTCATTCTACATTTAAATGGTTTGGCAGATTAATATTATGGATTTATTTAAGTCATTTAATTTGGGTGCTTtctaaagttattttaaatcatttttagtaAATTAGGTGGCAAATTCTGTGATTTAAAGAAATTTCtctctaaaatttaatttgggtagtttattttattttaaaaagttctttttttttaaaaaaaaaattcttaatactTTTATGACTTAAATGGAGCTTAAATCAAATTCATCATAAAATCTACttggaaattagattttaaggagcacccaaatttttatttttgtttttatattttaatgcttataaatgaaaatttgactACACCCATCAAGATaaggaaaatcaaaatataaaaaaaaaaagaaaaaaaaagggaaagtgaCTACCCAGTTGCCAAGTCATGTGGAAAAGAGGTTTGGAAGTTTTATTTccacaagaaaataaagataaacCCTAGAATACCCCATATCCAcaagaaaataagaataattcaTGGCCAAACAAGGATGCAAATATTCAATTCATTCTCATCTTCATGGGGCTTTCTCTCCAATCAGGACAAACGGGGCCTTTTACTGCTATTTCCTATTTTCCATCTCATTTCTATTTTCCATCAATCCAATTGGCCAGTATATTGACTTTGTGTGCACAACTCCGTTCTTAAGTCAAGTCAACTTATTTCCTGTGGTCCAGGGAGGGGCAGGACCACCCATTTAGGCACAGGCCAATGTGGGTTGTGTCTAAAGGGAATCTCAATAGGGAGCATATTGGACCCATGCCTCATAAAACCCTAGTCGCTTTTGTTGACTAGAGGTGTCCTAAAAGTTAAGGGATTTGTCTATGGTGGTACAAGTGTATAACTGATATCAGACCCAACTTAAAATCCAAGTTATGGAGGTGTATTGACTCTGTCTCCACCATTAAATGAACTTTTAAAGAAATACGACTCTGGCACAAAGAAATGAGATAACGCataagaaaatgagaatgaacTAATCACTCTCAAGTTGCAAAACAATGAGACCATTCTTATCAAGCCATAGTTTTTCATTAAATGCTTTGATGCCCCCCTCtctttttggtttttcattGCAGCTTTAATGGGTTCCCTTCACCGAGCACCTGCTTACGAGTCATTGGCTCCTTCAAGAGGCACACAATCTTATTTTTACTCCTCGATCGGGTTCCTATTGCTTAATCTTAATCATGACCTTCAATAGacaaaattggtttttaaatattctgaaggaaaaaaaaaaggttggaaAGATGCCACTTCCttattatgtaaataaaaattctaaataattcAAGGGACCATTTGGATATGGTTTCAGCAATCCTGGGAAGTTGGAATCTGCTTTGTTTACCTAGTCTCacaaacttttattattaatgatatacaaatattttgGATTAAAAAGGGAGGAAAATAACACAAGGGGTTTGACCTCATCCAGGTTAGTATGCAACTATATGTTGTTTTTCTAATAAAAGAATGACTAAGATGGATAGGTTTTGTCAACAGGATTGCTAATTTCAGACCATCTTTTTTCTGTTAAAAAATGAATCCCCTTCCTGATTCATCGTACCAAAGTATTAGTAAAGTAAGCCAATCATTTTATGCTGATTTAGAATGATAATCACAGAGAAGACCTTTTCAACAATATTGTAAGGGGTGTTTTGCAAAGATTCTTATGGATCATATCTAATCAATGCACCTACAAATCTGGAATAATTAACAACTCAAAATGACACCAAAGTATGTAATATTATGCAGCTAATCAACAGAAAAAGTATGCGACAAAAACGGATTCAAGGAAGAATTCTAATACAACTAGGGTATGGTGTCATCATATTCAAATTTACAGCACTATCAGAGATAAAAAATGGAGTGAAATATCAGGTACAGGTAAACAATACAATCGGAATCATCTACAGCTTTGTTCTCCTAACTTTGTCCTACATCATGTTGATGTAAGTGTGGAGATTCCTCAACCGTTGCCACCCTTggcatctttctttttttgatgatgctaaaggctatgtttggttcccagaaaatattagggaaagaaaaaaaatgttgaggaaaatgattttcttatgtttggttttcttataaaaaatacgaaagaaaattaaatataattaaaattattaagagatttgtatatttttaaattatttaatctttataaagaagagttaaataaataaaaaaaattgaaatggtatataaaaataatttatttattttaaatccattttttattttccttcactttctctttccttttacccgggaatcaaacatagccaaAAGGAATAGGCAATTAACAAATGTGGGAAAAAAACAGACCTCAACCCAGGACAAGATGGAGAACCGCCCTTTTGATTGAGAAGAGGGAAAGGATGACTGCAAACAATGAGCCTTTGCATTTTGCAACAACCTGTGATTTTCGTCAGTTCCAGTGAAACCCAAAGGGGCAGGGCAGGTAGGCATCTTGAAGAGGTGGCCTAAGAGGTTTCTAGCATTCACTCTCTCAACAGCATTTGTATGGACAACAAGCACAACTCAACCAAATGCTGCTAGCAGCATCACTTGAAGTCGCTTCAGTGGCTCTCGGTTGCAGTTGCTTCTGTGAAAGCTGTTTCTCAGGTTGCTCCTTGATTGAAACATTTCTTTCCTCTTCTGTCAAACTGTAATTGACCAAAACAAATTAAATCATTCTGCTTGTAGAAATGGAACAacgcccaaaaaaaaaaaagatgtaaaTATTGCTATATGTGTGACACAttggaaaataaattacaaacaaactCAACATGCAAAAGGTATGTGAAGACTGTGAAGTAAATGGCAATAAATAACAAatgatgaataaaaagaaactcatcatcaatgcaaaaaaaaaaaaaaaaaaaaatgaaagaggaaaAGAGCAAAAAGAGAtgcattttcaattaattcttgACATTGGACTAACAGTATAGTAGAGAGAGAGAAGCATACATGGGGGACGAAAAACAACAGTGTCCACTACAGTTCCAAAGGTAGCAGAACGCCCAGCTACAATTAGAACAGTAGCATCTTGGCCATGCACACTTCTTCTTTCTGCAACACACAAAGGGTACATTCCTCATCCAGAGTGCTAGGTTTGGAACTTCCATACAGATTAGGCATGTATATATGGATTGTGTAGATGTATTCTTATTGTGGAGAAACATAGTCATATCCACTTTACATGCACAGATAAATACACAAATACAGAGGCATTTCCATGGTAACACCTAGGCACAAACAGAGGTTTGTGGACATACACGTATATGTATTGAGTGTCAATGCATATGTGCACGTATGAGATAGACAGTATAGAATACATATATTTGCATGTATGCACATTACTCAATGCTTGTCCATCCATTAGCATATAGGTGAATACGTATGCAAGAAGAGAAGAACTTTATGCAAAAAATGTTTTACTCTAACTACACAGAGAATGAAATTAACTTACATTGGAAATGCAAAAGAGCGTGAGCTGGTTGCACTCGCATCAGAACGGCGCACGCTGCTAGAATTAAAAGGCACCTCTGGTCGAGCTATCTTTTCAACATTTTGATCAGCTGAAGTTGGTGGCACTGGCACATTATCCTTGATGGGTACATCATCCTTGATGGGCTCATTTGCTATTGCAGTCATTTCTAAGTCCTTTCCAGTATCTACACTCTTACTGACATTATCCCCTAACCGAGCTGGTGGAGACGAGCTGAACACAATCAACTCTCCAGACTTGGTTAGTTCTCCAGACTTGGTATGATCTCCACCCAACATGAAAATATGCTCTCTGGAGAAACTACTGTTCCCTACATGGATGCTGAACAGTGACTCGTTGGAAGCAACACTCCATTCCAATGGAGTTGTTGATTGACTTCTGGCAAACACAGAAGATGGAATCCTATACGGTTCATCATCTCCTGACCTTTCCATCGATTGGACTGGGGGGGATTGCGTGGGTGACATGCAGTGAAATGAAGTCTCTTGTCTGAGATCAGAAACCTGTGATGGTGATGCAGGACCAGGAAACCCTGTATCATTTTCATCTTTTAGTTCTAGTTGCGCATCCTTATCACTTTTAGTTTTGCTAGGAGTCACTAAATTCGTATCCACTTGGAAGAGATCTGCCGATGAAGagattgatgaagatgaagatgtaGAAAATTGTGACCCTAACTTTATGGCAGCAGGGGCAAATGGATCAGCTTCATTGACAGTAGACTCTGGATGTGTTCTTGAATGCTTGCTGCTTCCGCTCCCATGTTCCAGGTCCATAGCTAGCTGAAGATATTGATGGAATCCAGGCttgaaatgtaagaaaaaaaaggaacataaatgagatttaaaatttaaagtgtGTATTTAGATTCCCGTGTGTGAATATTGATCCTTGAATCTTGACTGAGGAAAGACATTATAATTCTTCAATACACAGAATGCATACATGCAGGAACAGCCTAAGATTGGGGGGAATGTTGGCCAATCaacaaaatgaaacaaaaaaccttaaaaacaATCTTAATTTGGCAGCTCTCCTCATATGGGAAGGTAATGCTCCAACAATATGGCAATATCTAATTGAAAAGACATACAATTCTTTCATGAATTGGGAGAGAGAAACCTAGCAGTAGGTAGTTGTAAACTCCAACTATATAAGATCAGTGCATGAAAGGCACGACTAGGTCCACTACCTACTTTATGCATAAAAATTTCTCCCTAGAATGCCAGTCTAAATGAGGTTTTCCATCTCTTCCTTGAGAAGCAAACTTATTTTAGCAAGAATACACAGCTTGCAAACCACTTGTTGCTGCCTTCAGACTTGATATGTTAATCCAGTACAATTAATTCAATACCTTTCCCCCATAGACCATGCACTGTCTCATGCGCATATTATATGCCTGATTTGCCAACACCCGGCTTCCCATTTCCACACAGATCTATACAATTTTCTCAGagcaaaacaaacaaacatataGATGACTATTTGAAAATCATAACAAATAATTGATAAAAATCCCTTCACAAATCTCATAAATGCTGTGGAAGATCCCTTTCCCCTTCCCTTTCAAGTCCAATATTCCTTAAGCGGGAACTTTCTAGAAGAAATCCACTTGCCTTCATTTCAAATTGGGCATTCCTCTgcttaatttcattcattctcTCTAaatttgtttcttcattttcaatACATATCAGCTAAACCCAAGAATATCATCACAATCATCAACCCAAAACCACCGTGAAGACACTTACCTGAATCCCAGACCAGGCCTTCTATCCCCGAAAGAGGCCCCAATTCCAGCCGCTAAAATCCACCTGCCGGAAGCGGCACCGGCGATTCCCAGCTCCCCCTTTTTCCCCGCCCCAATCTACAAATCACCCACCAAATAAAACACCTTAATCAACTGGGAAAAGTCaactaaatcaaataaaaattgactGAAGTTAAAATTCAAGATCACCTGATAAAATTGAAACGTGGATTGGCTCAAAAAGATCGCaagaattttggttttaaatttagcttttgaattgatttttaaattggTTATTGAGAATGTGCgaaaatggaggaagaaaatgaaatggaaaatGTTGGGGAAGTGAGGGTTGTGTGGACAAATAGTGATGGAAGGCATAGCGGCAGCGTCGGAAATTTCATCTCCCAAAATAACTAACTTTTGTGGTCTTTCGCGCCATCCCCAACTACTCTTTTATGCTTAGGCTGAAATTACAAGgttagggtttgggtttggaTGGCCTCCTcgacaatttcattaaaacccagGGGTATTATTGACtgaagttaaaattaatgacatTGGCCctgaatttaaattttaactATAACTTCAGTATGGAttttaaaagcaataaaaaaaaaaggcattatGATAGAAATAAATTGGAGGTAATATAcggaaaacaaatataaaactatttttcttttattttacatgtaACCCTCgaatctattttttcataaaattaaggtgagaataattttataattatgttTTCAACTTTTATAATCATTAAAACTATATTTGGTTTCCGGAAAATATGCcaaaaaatacaatgaaaaaaaatgtagatgaaaagtaaaaaaaaaaaaaaaaaaatgaagtaaaataaaatatagatttaaaattaataatttatttcatatgctacctcaaattcatttcacttatttttttttctatttaaaaattaagtaattttaaaatatataaatttctttttaatattaattatatttgatttttttttctattttttatgttgaaactaaatatatttttcaatttttttaaaaatatttggtaattatatgataaaaagaatatttggtaatttattttataaataggtaaaaaaaatcattcatttacaataataaaaactaaaggaCAACATAGTAAGTGAAAATATATAGTAGGGAAAGTTGTCAATATTTTTTccatataagaaaatcaattcaTTTGTAAAGAATATATAGTAaggaaattataatttataataaattctatgtaagaaattaattatttaattagtaaaTTACAAATTCAAGAAtgaacttttcttttctatatcatcattttgaatgaaaatactttttaataatttttttaagagagaATTATGTTTGAATGGGCCAATTTgggaataataatattttcggAACCCAACTTTCCATAATGCAAGATATGTCCACtgtttggaaaaatattaaaggaaaCATGCATTCTGGTCTGATGTGTTATTTCATACCGAAAATACCCCTCCATTGTTGATCGTCCCTTTTTTTAATCCTAATCTCATATCAAATACTTTTTGCATAAAAGTTGGGTTATAGATGAGTTTTCAACAgatacaaattattattttcagaTATTAATATTATCTCATCCTCTTTcctcaaatatttcttaattttaattttttttttttactttccacTTACTTTTTCCGTACGACTTAAGAATGTGATCGATCAGTTATCAGTTATCACACCTCTAAA contains these protein-coding regions:
- the LOC100854554 gene encoding LRR receptor-like serine/threonine-protein kinase RPK2 — its product is MRWDCGFCKTLAWLDLLFLFCVFFSVYGRVFSGEVVSEREILLEFKSSVSDPYGVLSSWSSENLDHCSWAGISCDSNSRVSSLKITGGGGKSGAFSCSKFSQFPFHGFGIRRDCFNGSGRLVGELSPVVSKLTELRIFSLPFHEFSGEIPNEIWGLEKLEVLDLEGNAFTGNLPGEFSGLRKLQVLNLGFNIIAGEIPFSLSNCVNLRILNLAGNEVNGRIPGFIGSFPKLQGLYLSHNGMIGTVPVEIGNNCWNLEHIDLSGNFLVGVIPQSLGNCRRLRTLLLFSNKFDDVIPRELGRLRKLEVLDLSRNSLSGPIPSELGDCVELSILVLTNLFDPLPTDRSLRGKLVSDTADDKNHFQGSIPMEITTLPKLRLLWAPRATLEGKFPSNWGTCSSLEMVSLAQNHFTGAITGVFASCKNLHFLDLSSNRLTGELDEKLPVPCMNVFDVSGNFISGPIPYFNHHDCLHMASWKLSFMERYNPSLGYLSFFTDKTRFETSLPFSDASLAVIHNFGQNQFTGQIPLQHISLQRLRKQTEYAFLAGGNRLFGSFPGNFFGQCNRLNGLLVNVSDNRISGVLETGTICRSLKFLDVSKNQISGSIPRGLGDLQSLIVLDLSGNKLQGQIPVELGQLKYLKYLSLAGNNLTGGIPSSFKHVRSLEVLELSSNSLSGEIPQGLVELRNLTVLLLNNNELSGPILSDLTQVKSLSAFNASFNDLSGRSQLDNNVMLGSPSHHSGHRHFLAEQSLDHSKSNGSSATPLQSSSEDDDDDDGLSSIEIASIISASAIFSVLVALLVLFFYTRKWIPKSRVQGSETREITVFTDIGVPLTFENIAWATGNFNASNCIGNGGFGATYKAEISPGALVAVKRLAVGRFTQGVQQFHAEVKTLGRIRHPNLVTLIGYHASKTEMFLIYNYLPGGNLENFIQERSATAVNWKILHKIALHIASALAYLHDQCSPRVLHRDVKPSNILLDNDFNAYLSDFGLSRLLGTSETHATTGVAGTFGYVAPEYAMTCRVSEKADVYSYGVVLLELISDKKALDPSFSSHANGFNIVSWACMLLRQGQAKDVFNERLWDSGPHDNLVDVLHLAVMCTVESFSIRPTMKRVVQRLKQLQPPSN
- the LOC100854459 gene encoding uncharacterized protein LOC100854459 isoform X1; the encoded protein is MDLEHGSGSSKHSRTHPESTVNEADPFAPAAIKLGSQFSTSSSSSISSSADLFQVDTNLVTPSKTKSDKDAQLELKDENDTGFPGPASPSQVSDLRQETSFHCMSPTQSPPVQSMERSGDDEPYRIPSSVFARSQSTTPLEWSVASNESLFSIHVGNSSFSREHIFMLGGDHTKSGELTKSGELIVFSSSPPARLGDNVSKSVDTGKDLEMTAIANEPIKDDVPIKDNVPVPPTSADQNVEKIARPEVPFNSSSVRRSDASATSSRSFAFPIKKKCAWPRCYCSNCSWAFCYLWNCSGHCCFSSPILTEEERNVSIKEQPEKQLSQKQLQPRATEATSSDAASSIWLSCACCPYKCC
- the LOC100854459 gene encoding uncharacterized protein LOC100854459 isoform X2, with the translated sequence MDLEHGSGSSKHSRTHPESTVNEADPFAPAAIKLGSQFSTSSSSSISSSADLFQVDTNLVTPSKTKSDKDAQLELKDENDTGFPGPASPSQVSDLRQETSFHCMSPTQSPPVQSMERSGDDEPYRIPSSVFARSQSTTPLEWSVASNESLFSIHVGNSSFSREHIFMLGGDHTKSGELTKSGELIVFSSSPPARLGDNVSKSVDTGKDLEMTAIANEPIKDDVPIKDNVPVPPTSADQNVEKIARPEVPFNSSSVRRSDASATSSRSFAFPILTEEERNVSIKEQPEKQLSQKQLQPRATEATSSDAASSIWLSCACCPYKCC